One part of the Paenibacillus silvisoli genome encodes these proteins:
- a CDS encoding spore germination protein — MPTVQIALIQEALFHTDDLIMRELNMGTSHATLLYLETMCDSAKIETSLLKPLQREHMDFPQSEPRIEELLTAVKVQHCRSVQEAVDALLQGSALIRSEADNLCVSFNAGKENTRTPNEPENERSLGGNRDGFVEHLQTNLNLIRKHLSSGDIRVKYFKLGKNANRATALIWLDGAADQQVVNEAAERIAALSSTHDLHPGLIRKQLRENKYSIFPQTFNTERVDFAAALLARGRIGVICDQSSSCLILPASIYTFMLTVDDLIQGTWPSLLMRLVRVVGLLFGLMLPSFYIAIVGFNYEVLPFKMAFSIKSSLENVPYQPIVETMLMIFIFQLIAEATLRLPSALAQMTGIVGGIIISEALVQIGFVSNILIVIIALTTIGKFVIPSMELRSTTTIAQFTLIFGATILGFYGIAFALIGILIHMLALEPFGVPYCLPIRSAKS, encoded by the coding sequence TTGCCAACCGTTCAAATCGCTTTGATTCAAGAGGCACTCTTTCATACCGATGATCTCATCATGCGCGAGCTGAATATGGGGACAAGCCATGCAACGCTTCTATATCTGGAAACGATGTGCGACTCTGCCAAAATCGAAACCAGTCTGCTGAAGCCCCTGCAGCGTGAGCATATGGACTTCCCGCAATCCGAACCGCGAATTGAAGAGCTTCTGACCGCAGTAAAGGTACAGCACTGCCGCTCGGTTCAGGAAGCTGTCGATGCTCTGCTGCAAGGCAGCGCGTTAATCCGCAGCGAAGCGGACAACCTCTGCGTCAGCTTCAATGCCGGCAAGGAGAACACCCGCACGCCAAACGAGCCGGAGAACGAACGGTCCTTAGGGGGCAACCGCGACGGCTTTGTCGAGCATTTGCAGACGAACCTCAATTTGATTCGCAAGCATTTGTCCTCCGGCGACATCCGGGTGAAGTATTTCAAGCTGGGCAAGAACGCCAATCGGGCAACCGCATTGATTTGGCTGGATGGAGCCGCCGATCAGCAGGTCGTGAATGAGGCTGCCGAACGCATCGCTGCTTTATCGTCCACGCACGACTTGCATCCCGGTTTGATTCGAAAGCAGCTCCGCGAGAACAAGTATTCCATTTTCCCGCAAACCTTCAATACGGAACGCGTCGATTTCGCCGCCGCCCTGCTGGCCCGCGGCAGAATCGGCGTTATTTGCGATCAAAGCAGCTCGTGCCTGATTCTCCCAGCTTCCATCTACACGTTCATGCTGACGGTGGACGATCTTATCCAGGGGACGTGGCCTTCCTTGCTCATGCGACTGGTTCGGGTGGTCGGCTTGCTCTTTGGATTAATGCTGCCAAGTTTCTATATTGCGATCGTTGGCTTCAATTATGAGGTTCTTCCGTTCAAAATGGCGTTCAGCATCAAGAGCTCGCTGGAGAACGTCCCTTACCAGCCGATCGTGGAAACGATGCTCATGATCTTCATCTTCCAGCTCATCGCCGAGGCTACGCTTCGCTTGCCCTCCGCGCTTGCCCAGATGACGGGTATTGTGGGCGGTATTATCATCAGCGAGGCGCTCGTTCAAATCGGGTTCGTATCGAATATTCTGATCGTCATCATCGCGCTTACGACGATCGGTAAATTCGTCATTCCGTCCATGGAGCTGCGCTCCACCACGACGATTGCGCAATTTACGCTGATTTTCGGAGCGACGATTCTCGGTTTTTACGGCATTGCTTTCGCCTTGATCGGTATACTTATCCACATGCTTGCTTTGGAACCATTCGGCGTTCCATACTGCTTGCCGATAAGGAGCGCTAAGTCATGA
- a CDS encoding sugar-binding protein, with protein sequence MRSRTARRWMSSLLIALLAFASCGTAFGASTGTEPAASQTIGQQEADRIGSWLDSNWMVMDKNGGFKPGHTIKKGEFLALVNAAAGYIAGDVDGKSGLNKQLTRQEAADIIASLQAIPVPANAVLDIPTLDEIAAWAKAAVNNAKARDVLLAIENEPSLKPNGHLTWAEVIIMLIRALHARPMLYSASEGFSDAQGKNQWYYQQLSGSAYTNLTSFNTSAPQRFENPVLGYPWVSADAQHPQASADSVRKWVAPGAGKVDITGGVHKGSAVGDGIVATIKINGTELWTQTVTGTTDVFPSGVSGIPVTEGDAIYFIVGKNINMDNDHTFWNPTVAFTPGEAGPPPVQTAAAPVFNPSPGTYAAGQSVTLSTETAGAVIRYTTDDSTPTAASAAYTGPIAVETTTTVKAVAMKAGMNDSAVSSGLYTIITLEPGEMMNIMDFGAVPNDDIDDLPSIKDAAAAAKSLGKTLYVPSGEFLYDGLLTLDGVDMTGDGDTSILKSLNLNTQAVFLTGDGSDLSMVKLTTIPASVRLQNDDSARVWAGPQATNFTIQHITIDGGSSAGIFSVGKHGVIRGNTVMNTLADGTHITGLSEDLLIEDNRSIDTGDDQIAIVSYEKFGDWVKNVTIRNNHVSGGHARGITVSGGENVLVENNLIEDNGGAGVYIASEGNYKTYTVKNLTVRNNTIMRDSRNAAVAEKGGIRVQATNQTPSIDTVLIENNTLADSNDSAILIVGTAPIQALQFKSNTISNPQNYGILVVKTVQGVIDFTGNTVSGAGKAAYSNLSGDPGITSDMPNDTGDGGGNGNQTVAAVATPVIDGIIDDVWANATELAMDTVPNGLAGSARVLWDEHALHFLFKMKDTTPNTLASAEHNDSVEVWVDELNAKRGPMGEGDYMLRVGRDNAVTVGAGAVNVNDVVSHVTEIGDGYIAEFSVPYTALQPQMGSIIGFNASANDDSDGDGKRNVYISWVNKDLPYWADTKVYNEVTLAESAMPVAAFGKPVIDGAVDALWANSTPLQMGTTAPGTTGTARVAWDSDALYYLFEMTDSTPNAVGANEHSDSVEVWVDETNAKRGAMGAGDYFLRVGMNDALSTVSAGLDLSKVEHAVTIVDGGYIVEFAVPFTALSPEAYDVIGFNASANDDSDGDGKRNEYISWVDKNLPYWADTSVYNEVVLGAP encoded by the coding sequence ATGAGGAGTCGAACGGCAAGGCGATGGATGTCCAGCTTACTTATTGCGCTCTTAGCATTTGCTTCATGCGGTACGGCATTCGGTGCTTCAACCGGCACCGAGCCCGCAGCCTCGCAAACGATAGGACAACAGGAAGCAGACCGGATTGGCAGCTGGCTCGACAGCAATTGGATGGTCATGGACAAGAACGGCGGCTTCAAGCCGGGCCACACGATCAAGAAAGGGGAATTCCTCGCGCTCGTTAACGCCGCGGCAGGCTATATCGCCGGCGATGTAGACGGCAAGTCCGGCTTGAATAAGCAGTTGACCCGGCAGGAGGCTGCCGACATCATCGCCAGCCTGCAGGCCATACCGGTGCCGGCAAACGCCGTCTTAGATATTCCGACTTTGGATGAAATTGCGGCGTGGGCAAAGGCAGCGGTGAACAATGCGAAAGCCCGCGACGTGCTGCTCGCGATCGAGAATGAGCCTTCTCTAAAGCCGAACGGTCATCTTACGTGGGCGGAAGTCATCATTATGTTGATTCGCGCGCTGCATGCGCGCCCGATGCTGTACAGCGCATCGGAAGGCTTCAGCGATGCGCAAGGAAAGAACCAGTGGTATTATCAACAATTATCGGGTTCCGCTTATACGAATTTGACTTCGTTCAATACTTCCGCGCCGCAGCGATTCGAGAATCCCGTTCTCGGCTACCCATGGGTGAGCGCAGATGCGCAGCATCCGCAAGCATCGGCCGATTCCGTCCGCAAATGGGTCGCGCCGGGAGCCGGAAAGGTCGACATCACCGGCGGCGTTCACAAAGGCAGCGCGGTCGGAGACGGCATCGTCGCGACGATCAAGATAAACGGCACGGAGCTGTGGACGCAAACCGTCACCGGCACGACGGACGTGTTTCCTTCCGGCGTGAGCGGCATTCCCGTTACTGAAGGCGACGCCATCTATTTCATCGTCGGCAAAAATATCAATATGGATAACGACCATACCTTCTGGAATCCGACCGTCGCATTCACGCCTGGCGAAGCGGGTCCGCCTCCGGTTCAGACAGCGGCAGCGCCGGTATTCAATCCGTCGCCGGGTACATACGCGGCCGGCCAATCGGTCACCCTTTCGACGGAAACGGCAGGCGCCGTGATCCGGTACACAACGGACGACAGTACGCCGACGGCGGCCTCCGCCGCGTACACCGGACCGATCGCCGTCGAGACGACAACGACGGTGAAGGCTGTTGCGATGAAGGCGGGCATGAACGACTCCGCCGTATCGTCGGGCTTGTATACGATCATCACCCTGGAGCCGGGCGAAATGATGAACATCATGGATTTCGGGGCCGTTCCGAATGACGACATCGACGATTTGCCGAGCATCAAGGACGCGGCGGCGGCAGCCAAATCGCTGGGCAAAACGCTTTACGTGCCAAGCGGCGAATTTCTGTACGACGGTCTGCTCACGCTGGACGGCGTCGATATGACCGGCGATGGGGACACATCGATTCTGAAGAGCCTGAATCTGAACACGCAGGCGGTCTTTCTGACCGGGGACGGCTCGGACTTGAGCATGGTGAAGCTGACCACGATTCCGGCATCCGTAAGGCTGCAGAACGATGATTCCGCCCGGGTATGGGCTGGCCCGCAAGCGACGAATTTTACGATTCAGCATATTACGATCGACGGCGGCTCTTCCGCCGGCATCTTCTCGGTCGGCAAGCATGGCGTCATCCGCGGCAATACGGTCATGAATACGCTGGCCGACGGCACGCATATTACCGGCTTGTCCGAAGATCTGCTGATTGAGGATAACCGCTCGATCGACACGGGCGATGATCAAATCGCGATCGTCTCGTACGAGAAGTTCGGCGACTGGGTCAAAAATGTCACGATCCGCAATAACCACGTGTCCGGCGGTCACGCCCGCGGCATTACCGTCTCCGGCGGCGAGAACGTGCTGGTCGAAAACAATCTCATCGAGGATAACGGCGGAGCGGGCGTCTACATTGCGTCCGAGGGCAACTACAAAACATATACGGTTAAAAATTTGACCGTCCGCAACAATACGATCATGAGAGACAGCCGCAACGCGGCCGTAGCGGAGAAAGGCGGCATCCGCGTCCAGGCGACGAACCAAACGCCGAGCATCGATACGGTGCTCATCGAGAATAACACGCTTGCCGATTCGAACGACAGCGCGATTCTGATCGTCGGAACGGCGCCGATTCAAGCGCTCCAATTCAAATCGAATACGATATCGAATCCGCAGAACTACGGTATTTTGGTCGTGAAGACCGTCCAGGGCGTCATCGATTTTACGGGCAACACGGTGAGCGGAGCGGGCAAAGCGGCCTATTCGAATTTGTCCGGCGATCCGGGCATTACGAGCGACATGCCGAATGACACCGGCGACGGCGGCGGGAACGGCAATCAGACGGTCGCGGCAGTGGCCACGCCGGTCATTGACGGCATCATCGACGACGTCTGGGCGAACGCGACCGAGCTGGCGATGGATACCGTTCCGAACGGGCTGGCGGGAAGCGCGCGCGTCTTGTGGGATGAGCATGCGCTCCATTTCTTGTTCAAGATGAAGGATACGACCCCGAATACGCTGGCGTCGGCGGAGCACAACGACTCCGTTGAAGTGTGGGTCGACGAGTTGAATGCCAAGCGCGGCCCGATGGGAGAAGGCGATTATATGCTGCGGGTCGGCCGTGACAACGCAGTGACGGTCGGCGCAGGCGCCGTCAATGTCAACGACGTCGTGAGCCATGTGACGGAAATTGGGGACGGCTATATCGCGGAGTTCTCCGTCCCTTACACGGCGCTTCAGCCGCAAATGGGCAGCATCATCGGCTTCAATGCCAGCGCCAACGACGACTCCGACGGCGACGGCAAGCGCAATGTCTATATCAGCTGGGTGAACAAGGATTTGCCATACTGGGCGGATACGAAGGTGTACAACGAGGTTACGCTTGCAGAGTCGGCAATGCCTGTTGCGGCGTTCGGAAAGCCGGTCATCGACGGGGCGGTCGATGCGTTGTGGGCGAATTCGACGCCTTTGCAGATGGGCACAACGGCGCCAGGTACGACGGGAACTGCGCGCGTCGCTTGGGATTCGGATGCGCTCTACTACTTGTTCGAAATGACAGATTCGACGCCGAATGCGGTTGGCGCGAATGAGCATAGCGATTCCGTCGAGGTTTGGGTCGATGAAACGAACGCGAAGCGGGGGGCGATGGGCGCAGGCGATTACTTCCTGCGAGTCGGCATGAACGACGCTTTGTCGACGGTATCGGCAGGACTGGATTTGTCCAAGGTCGAGCATGCCGTCACCATCGTCGATGGAGGCTATATCGTCGAGTTCGCCGTCCCGTTTACGGCGCTTTCTCCGGAGGCTTACGACGTGATCGGCTTCAACGCGAGCGCCAATGACGATTCCGACGGCGACGGCAAACGAAACGAATACATTAGCTGGGTCGATAAGAACCTGCCATATTGGGCCGATACGAGCGTGTACAATGAAGTGGTCTTAGGCGCACCTTAA
- a CDS encoding response regulator transcription factor, translating into MQVMIVDDEQLLRQGLISKIDWEPLGLQLAGEAEHGLEALAILEEQSPDIVLTDVRMPGMDGLQFIAEARRRQHRTKFVIVSGYGDFEYARAAMSHKVSDYLLKPVDKEKLNRLLSELCFELQQEREEEERLHYLERLDASVQRPQDAVMQQAQDEEVTCDDIVLSIRAYIDSHYAEDLSLQWVGETYPIHPNYFSKRFKQICGISFNEYISRKRIERSQEMLVSTGMKIAAISQLVGYEEPNYFCSVFKKFTGLNPTRYREQRG; encoded by the coding sequence ATGCAGGTAATGATCGTGGACGATGAGCAGCTGCTTCGGCAAGGGTTAATCAGCAAAATCGACTGGGAGCCGCTTGGCCTGCAGCTGGCGGGGGAAGCGGAGCATGGGTTGGAAGCGCTCGCTATACTAGAGGAGCAAAGCCCGGACATCGTGCTGACCGATGTGCGCATGCCTGGCATGGACGGCTTGCAGTTCATCGCGGAGGCGAGACGAAGGCAGCATCGGACCAAATTCGTAATCGTGAGCGGATACGGCGATTTCGAATACGCAAGAGCGGCGATGTCGCATAAGGTGAGCGATTATTTGCTCAAGCCGGTCGACAAGGAGAAGCTGAATCGGCTGCTGTCGGAGCTTTGTTTCGAGCTTCAGCAGGAACGGGAGGAAGAAGAACGGCTTCACTATTTGGAGCGGCTTGATGCCAGCGTTCAGAGACCGCAGGATGCGGTTATGCAGCAAGCGCAGGACGAGGAAGTAACGTGCGATGACATCGTGCTGTCCATCCGAGCCTATATCGATTCGCATTACGCCGAAGATTTGTCGCTGCAGTGGGTGGGCGAAACGTATCCGATTCATCCGAATTATTTCTCCAAACGGTTCAAGCAAATTTGCGGCATCAGCTTCAACGAGTATATATCCCGCAAGCGGATCGAGCGGTCGCAGGAGATGCTGGTATCGACCGGCATGAAGATCGCGGCGATTTCGCAGTTGGTCGGGTATGAGGAGCCGAATTATTTCTGCAGCGTGTTCAAGAAGTTCACGGGCTTGAACCCGACAAGGTACCGGGAGCAGCGGGGATGA
- a CDS encoding LysR family transcriptional regulator — protein MELLQLHYFRTVAKVEQITKAAQELNIAQPSLSKTIARLEENIGVPLFDRQGRTIRLNAYGRVLLKRVEHIFQEIEEANREIRDLSGLDKGIITIAVSLTNLLPDMLGAFLTQHPNVHFRQVVEPVSVMKQLLESGEIDMCLTFAEIDGPDIEWKPLRTEEVKLLVPDHHPLAGRESVHVSELRDESFIGVRPGYWFRQWTDGLCMKAAGFVPHTTIEVDEVDAVLLLFKQGHGLVLSPDLAWQSRMDLSKNTVRIADLGGQLTLGLAWSRKHYLSFAAQRFHEFVIDYFSSIKP, from the coding sequence GTGGAGTTGTTACAGCTGCATTATTTTCGAACGGTTGCCAAAGTGGAGCAAATAACGAAGGCCGCGCAGGAACTGAACATCGCCCAGCCATCGCTAAGCAAAACGATCGCCAGGCTGGAAGAAAACATCGGCGTGCCACTGTTCGACCGGCAAGGACGCACCATTCGCCTCAACGCCTACGGCCGAGTGCTGCTTAAACGGGTCGAGCATATTTTTCAGGAAATAGAGGAAGCCAATCGGGAAATCCGTGATTTATCCGGCTTGGACAAGGGGATCATCACGATCGCGGTTTCGCTGACGAACCTGCTGCCGGACATGCTGGGCGCTTTTCTAACGCAGCACCCGAACGTTCATTTTCGCCAAGTGGTCGAGCCCGTGTCGGTGATGAAACAATTGCTGGAAAGCGGTGAAATCGATATGTGCCTGACGTTCGCGGAGATTGACGGTCCGGACATCGAGTGGAAGCCGCTTCGAACGGAGGAAGTCAAATTGCTCGTACCGGATCACCATCCATTGGCGGGACGGGAAAGCGTGCATGTAAGCGAGCTGCGGGATGAATCGTTCATCGGGGTGCGCCCGGGATATTGGTTCCGGCAATGGACGGACGGGTTATGTATGAAAGCCGCCGGCTTTGTCCCTCATACGACCATTGAAGTGGATGAGGTCGATGCGGTGCTGCTGCTGTTCAAGCAAGGGCATGGCCTCGTGCTGTCCCCGGATCTGGCTTGGCAATCGCGGATGGATTTGTCCAAGAACACGGTTCGGATTGCCGATCTTGGCGGTCAATTGACGCTAGGTCTGGCCTGGTCCAGAAAGCATTATTTGTCGTTCGCCGCTCAGCGATTTCATGAGTTCGTGATCGACTACTTCTCCTCCATCAAGCCATGA
- a CDS encoding response regulator — translation MYVLLVESRFEDQATILAILTELGMRVDVVNSGAYAFVMAGLHRYDVILMDLHLPGMEAIATIRKIRRLAAGGQTPIISITDRLMNGTLTFAKCSEMDGYLFKPIDSIELINMLWRILQCPKTLEDPLCSTDGFHELTILGG, via the coding sequence GTGTATGTTTTATTAGTTGAATCAAGGTTCGAGGATCAAGCAACGATTTTAGCCATCTTGACCGAACTCGGGATGCGGGTCGATGTCGTGAACAGCGGCGCTTATGCCTTCGTCATGGCCGGTCTTCATCGATATGACGTCATTCTGATGGATCTTCACTTGCCAGGCATGGAAGCGATCGCGACCATACGCAAAATTAGAAGGCTGGCTGCCGGAGGGCAAACGCCGATCATTTCAATAACGGACAGGTTAATGAACGGCACATTGACGTTTGCGAAATGCAGCGAAATGGATGGCTATCTATTCAAACCGATTGATTCGATTGAACTAATCAACATGCTGTGGCGGATACTCCAATGCCCCAAAACGTTAGAAGATCCGCTTTGCTCCACGGACGGATTTCATGAACTGACCATCCTGGGCGGCTAG